A window from Thalassophryne amazonica chromosome 15, fThaAma1.1, whole genome shotgun sequence encodes these proteins:
- the LOC117526446 gene encoding cytochrome P450 2U1, with protein MTSLSWLQQLLGSLLSHIDGLALAIFLTLYFSLYIHCKRRKVGNIPPGPTPWPVVGNFSRFLVPSFVWKRTEGGRSAEASPQVVLMQQAKVYGDLYSIYAGRQLIVVLNGYDVIRDALSDHADVFSDRPDIPAITILTKRKGIVFAPYGPVWRKQRKFCHTTLRNFGLGKLSLEPCILEGLANIKTELLRRSEESGNAGVDMAPLISNAVSNVICSMSLGQRFHHEDHNFRTLLDLMARGMEIGVNSPAVLINIFPLLYYLPFGVFKELRQVEEDITVFLKRIITEHRSTLDLQNPRDLIDMYLMEMLNQEMAGEEDSSFTEDYLFYIIGDLFVAGTDTTSNSVLWILLYMVLYPDIQEKVHAEIDEVVGRHRVPSLTDKGSLPFTEAMIMEVQRMAVVVPLAIPHMATETTVFRGYTIPKGTVIVPNLWSVHRDPTVWENPDTFNPARFLDANGKLLRKEFFIPFGIGRRVCMGEQLAKMELFLMVTTLMQAFSFRLPDRMAPPPLQGRFGLTLAPCSYQVCASPRS; from the exons ATGACGTCGTTGTCATGGCTGCAGCAGCTACTCGGTTCGCTTTTATCCCATATAGACGGTTTAGCGTTAGCAATATTTCTGACGCTGTATTTCTCGCTCTATATTCACTGCAAACGGCGGAAAGTCGGTAATATTCCTCCCGGTCCGACTCCGTGGCCGGTAGTCGGTAACTTCAGTCGTTTTCTCGTCCCTTCTTTCGTGTGGAAGAGGACTGAAGGAGGCCGCTCCGCCGAGGCGTCTCCTCAGGTGGTTTTAATGCAGCAGGCCAAAGTTTACGGTGATTTATACAGTATTTACGCAGGGAGGCAGCTGATCGTTGTGCTGAATGGTTATGACGTCATCAGGGATGCGCTGTCGGACCATGCTGACGTGTTTTCTGACAGACCAGACATTCCCGCCATCACCATCCTGACAAAGCGCAAAG GAATAGTTTTTGCACCTTATGGGCCAGTGTGGAGAAAGCAGCGCAAGTTCTGTCACACCACACTCCGTAACTTTGGCCTGGGAAAGCTGAGCTTAGAACCTTGCATCTTGGAAGGACTAGCCAATATCAAGACGGAACTGCTGCGACGAAGTGAGGAATCTGGCAATGCTGGTGTGGATATGGCTCCTCTCATCAGCAACGCCGTGTCAAATGTTATTTGTTCAATGAGCCTAGGCCAGCGCTTTCATCACGAAGACCACAACTTCCGTACTCTGTTGGACCTGATGGCACGTGGGATGGAGATCGGCGTGAACAGCCCTGCCGTCCTTATCAACATCTTTCCACTCCTGTACTACCTGCCTTTTGGGGTGTTCAAGGAGTTGCGACAGGTGGAAGAAGACATCACAGTGTTTTTAAAGCGAATCATTACAGAGCATAGGTCAACATTAGACCTTCAGAACCCACGGGACCTTATCGACATGTACTTGATGGAGATGTTGAACCAGGAGATGGCTGGAGAAGAGGACAGCAGTTTCACAGAGGACTATCTCTTTTATATCATAGGAGATCTCTTTGTTGCTGGAACAGACACCACATCTAATTCAGTGTTATGGATTCTGCTCTACATGGTGTTATACCCTGATATCCAAG AGAAGGTACATGCAGAGATTGACGAAGTGGTGGGCAGACATCGTGTCCCGTCTCTGACTGATAAGGGAAGCTTGCCTTTTACTGAAGCGATGATCATGGAGGTGCAGAGAATGGCTGTTGTCGTGCCTTTGGCAATTCCTCACATGGCCACTGAAAcgacag TTTTCCGAGGCTACACGATTCCCAAAGGGACCGTTATTGTGCCCAACCTGTGGTCAGTTCATAGAGATCCCACTGTGTGGGAGAACCCGGACACTTTCAACCCAGCACGATTCTTGGATGCAAATGGAAAGCTTCTAAGAAAGGAGTTCTTCATACCATTTGGAATTG GCCGCAGAGTGTGCATGGGAGAACAGCTGGCTAAGATGGAGCTCTTCCTGATGGTTACCACCTTAATGCAGGCGTTTAGCTTCAGGCTACCAGACAGGatggctcctcctcctctgcaggGACGGTTTGGCTTGACGCTGGCACCGTGTTCATACCAAGTGTGTGCGAGTCCTCGCTCATGA